DNA from Candidatus Neomarinimicrobiota bacterium:
CAAAGAAACGCACACCGTCTGCCAGCAGGCGGGTCATAAGGAATATGGCGGAGCTGAACCGCTGCACCTGCGTCCCGAAGCGCTGCCCGATGTACTGGTAAATGGAGGTGATTCCCTGGGCATAATAGAGCGGCAACAGCAGCAGACTCACCGCCACCCTGCCCAGGATGTAGCCGAAGGCCAGCTGCAGGAAAAACCAGTTCCCCCGGTAGGCGATGCCCGGCACGCTGATAAAGGTCAGCACCGAGGTCTCGGTGGCCACCAGCGACAACATGACGGCCCACCACGGCATGCTGCGCTCGGCCAAAAAGTAGGCGCTGGTGGATTTGCTGTAGCGCCCCGACCAGATGCCATAGGCCACGGTGGCGCCCAGGAACAGAGCGAGAATCCACAAGTCAAGGGGGTGATTCATGGGCCTGCCCGCAGAGGACTATTGCCGCCGGGCTCCAGCGGATCAGGCACAGCTGTGGGTGACACTATTACCATGACGGTGGGCTGGAAACGAAATGAAAGGTAAGCAGAATTGGCTCCCGCGCACTACCGTATTTGGGGCCGCCACTTAACCTTTGCCCACGCGCGGGGTCTAATCCCATACAGACCGTGATGACCAATTTTTCCAAAATATCACAAGGACCTTACCGATGATAAAGTACATACTTTTAGTGCCGCTCGCGTTGGCGTCGCTGGTGCTTGCTCAGCCTATGGGCGGCATGGGAGACGGAAACATGCGGCCCATGCAGGAACTGAACCTCGAGCCCCGGCAGCAGAAGCAGATCATGGCATTGCGCACAGCATTCCAATCCCAGGCCATCGACCTGCGGGCCGACCTGCAGAAACTCGAGCTCACGCTCGGCAATCAAATGCGGGCGGATAAGCCCGACACCCGGGCCATCAACGGCACCGTGGAGCGGCTCACCGCCAAGCAAGGGGCCCTGCGTAAGCTGCGCGTCCATCAGCAGCTTGATGTTCGCGCTCTGCTGACCCCCGAGCAGCGGCAGATCTTCGACCACCGGCTCATGGGCCACCACAGGGGCGCTGACCACCGAGCCCATCGACGCCAGCAGCGAGGTTGGCGGTGGTAAGCCTGGACGGAGGCGGGCGATCATGAGCCGCACCGCGTTTCGCGCCGCCGGATCGGCTGCGCTGATCGTATTGTTCGCCGGCTGCAGTCAGTCGGGTCTGGTCAGCAGCTGGACCCGGCAGGGCGTGGCCGTGGACGGCGATCAGGCGGAGTGGCAGGGCCTGCTGCAAAAGCCTGAAGGCCAGTCGGTTGCCCTGGGCGTCATGAATGACAGCGACTATCTCTACGTGACCCTCAGTTCGCTGGACCGGCGCACCCTGATGCAGATCATGAGCCGCGGCCTCACCGTCTGGTTCGATCCCCAGGGTCGCAATAGAAAGGTGCTGGGCATCCGTTATCCCGTCGGGGCGATCACCATGGGGCTGCAGGAGGAGGGCTGGGGCCGGTGGAATCGGCGCGGGCAAGCAGGTCCCGAGGAGCTGCTGGAGCAGATGGTTGCCACCGAGCTGTGGATTGAGGTCACCGGGCCCGAGCGGGACGATTTGGCCCGCATCACCCGCGGCGGCGAGAGCGGCCTGCAGGTGGAGGTGGCTTCAAAATTGGGTCAGTTCGTCTACGAGCTGCGCATACCCCTCAACTCCTCCGCCGAGAACCCCCATGCCCTAAACGCCTCCCCCGGCGAAACCATCAGCATCGGGTATGAGGGCGGCGGGACGGGTGCCACCGGCCTCAGGCGGCCCACCGGCGGCTTCGGCAGCGGTGGCCGGGGCGGTGGCCGGGGCGGATTTGGCGCGCCGGGTGGTGGCCGGGGCGGCTTCTCCGGCGGTCGCGGCGGCGCCGGCCGTGGTCAGCTGAGCCAGCCGCTCAAACATTGGGTCAGGGTGACCCTGGCCTCGCCGGCAGCACAGGAGCGGACGGGGAGCTAGTGGGGACCAGCTGGCGGGGGATTCAGAGCTGGGTTCCTACCAGCCCCGGCTGCTGGGGGAGTTCCTAACGCAGGCTGGGCTGGAGGGCGAATCATATGTGGCTAGGGACTTCTGATTTCCGATAAAAATGGTCATCGGAAATTGGAGGATGAGCGGGAAATGATCAGCAACCACGTGCGGATATTAGTCCGCTGGTCTCATTGTTCCCCTCTATAGATTAGAAATCCCGCCGGACTCATAATAATAATTGTCACGACGAGAAATTTTGAAAATACGCACTAACTGAGCAGTTTTTCACGACTGCGGCCCCAGCAGGCTTATGCAATCCATCAAGATAAAACTGCTGAAGTAACATAGCCCGCCTTTCAGGCCTGAAATAGCCTCCCATCCGGACGCCTGCTGGATACGCTGCCTATCCAGCTGTCGGTGGGTCGCCGGACCTGCTATCTGGCGGCAAGGTGCAGTTGGAAGCATTGGATTTTCCATGCCTTCGGGAAAGATTATCCGGGTAGATAAAAAGTATTATCTGGACAAACTCCCCAACGCTCTGTACCTTGTGTTCGTAGCCTTTTACTCTAAGATTCTATGAGCTTATTAAAAGGCAACGCCGTGCCGCTAAGGCACTGGTCACGGTCCCGTCTGACTTCTCTGTAGTGCTTCCTTAGCCGGAAGCCAACACATATGCAAGCCCCTCGAGTTTCTGACGAGTGCCCGAGTGGTACTGGTGTGCTTACCGACACTGGTCAGGAAGGGGTGCCTCATGATCCGTATACAGCAAAATACAAAAACATGTTTCAGTTCAAACAGGAGCAATTTTCTGCTCGTTATGATAGGAATCATCCTGATCC
Protein-coding regions in this window:
- a CDS encoding periplasmic heavy metal sensor; the encoded protein is MIKYILLVPLALASLVLAQPMGGMGDGNMRPMQELNLEPRQQKQIMALRTAFQSQAIDLRADLQKLELTLGNQMRADKPDTRAINGTVERLTAKQGALRKLRVHQQLDVRALLTPEQRQIFDHRLMGHHRGADHRAHRRQQRGWRW